In Bacteroidota bacterium, one DNA window encodes the following:
- a CDS encoding choice-of-anchor D domain-containing protein has protein sequence MTRNAVFALFLSVLAASVATAQWQIPTPREQHAVPSDGTTINYPTVSLPIGVRYHIHSEGRVQVSSAGDIADACYYVNVFPFGPNVVPVSAKVRLSGTQESWMYDLLSPQSYQSSHTYDVGTASQGSPLSVRFFDRSDPPNAYYNDNSGSLTVEVAQETPMIVAKYDTVRFGNIAVGKNRTLEDSIEAYGTEGYRCDGVSLSGPSQSKFFVFSERTVPFGLQETTNEFRFTYTPTTIQADTAYLRLVSSNAYLPQRSFVIVLIGNGIGSQLTVARDTLDFGTIRVNSTKNLTQTFRNAGSVDATIASIVVAPAGNFTAGATPISVPGTGSAGCTVSFTPTSVGNFFTRFICTTDDGSTLVFYAKGAGGIPSPYISSPVLDFGRLLMNSSKTLSDTILNKGTTDLNVVSTTNTNAFEYTVIGGQGPQSYPPGNGARYSFTFTPRVHIPFWGNHDGSFTFNFDDGTSKTIVFKGCDHDAISTRLAIDTNYYVNVGNTIEVSQKLLGPLDSAFTPIRSLQERISFDQQTFDFVSARKGALTASGDWTLTTTPGPGFIDIKLSATNSSFVATGSIVLLTFRAHTDAIPGQLTLLPQLSIDFANNFEPLVTSSSGRIIVSDMCTPVRLTNAYTSKKTYIEQTQPNPVVREALVNYTIGTDVGGTAAVPVRIRIFDQMGRLVQVAVNENLAAGRYSTVFSTTDLAPGMYWYTLDAGGVSCSRSMLVVR, from the coding sequence ATGACCAGAAACGCTGTTTTTGCCCTTTTCCTGAGTGTTCTGGCCGCCTCAGTGGCTACTGCCCAGTGGCAGATTCCCACGCCACGCGAACAGCACGCTGTGCCGTCCGACGGTACCACGATAAATTATCCGACCGTGTCGCTTCCGATCGGCGTCCGGTACCATATCCACTCCGAGGGCCGGGTTCAGGTCTCGAGTGCCGGCGATATTGCCGATGCCTGCTACTACGTGAACGTATTTCCATTCGGCCCGAATGTCGTCCCGGTTTCTGCCAAAGTACGACTCAGCGGCACCCAGGAGTCATGGATGTACGACTTGTTGTCGCCACAATCCTATCAATCGTCGCACACATACGATGTAGGCACGGCAAGTCAGGGCTCACCGTTGAGCGTTCGATTCTTCGACCGCAGCGACCCGCCGAACGCATATTATAACGACAACTCCGGTTCGCTCACGGTCGAGGTGGCGCAAGAAACGCCGATGATCGTCGCGAAATACGATACGGTCCGCTTCGGCAATATCGCTGTCGGTAAGAACCGTACCCTTGAGGATTCGATCGAAGCCTATGGCACCGAAGGATACCGCTGCGACGGCGTCTCGCTTTCGGGTCCGTCGCAAAGTAAGTTTTTCGTCTTCAGCGAGCGGACCGTTCCATTCGGTCTGCAGGAAACGACCAACGAATTCCGGTTCACCTATACACCAACAACGATACAGGCCGACACTGCATACTTACGGTTGGTCTCGTCCAATGCATATCTGCCGCAGCGCAGCTTTGTGATCGTCTTGATCGGTAATGGGATCGGCAGCCAGTTGACGGTCGCGAGAGACACGCTGGATTTTGGCACCATCCGCGTCAACTCGACGAAGAATCTGACCCAGACGTTCCGAAACGCAGGATCGGTGGATGCAACGATCGCTTCGATCGTGGTTGCCCCTGCCGGAAATTTCACGGCCGGCGCGACGCCGATCAGCGTGCCAGGGACTGGTTCGGCCGGATGTACGGTCTCATTCACTCCGACAAGCGTCGGCAATTTCTTTACCCGTTTCATCTGTACGACCGACGACGGCTCGACACTCGTATTCTATGCCAAAGGCGCAGGTGGCATTCCTTCTCCGTATATCAGCTCGCCCGTGCTCGACTTCGGGCGTCTGCTGATGAATAGCTCAAAGACACTCTCCGATACGATCCTCAATAAAGGCACGACCGACCTGAATGTTGTGTCTACGACAAATACGAACGCGTTTGAATATACAGTGATCGGAGGCCAAGGGCCGCAAAGCTATCCGCCCGGCAACGGGGCACGGTACTCGTTCACGTTTACCCCGCGCGTTCATATCCCCTTCTGGGGCAACCACGACGGGTCGTTCACGTTCAACTTCGACGACGGAACAAGTAAAACGATTGTCTTCAAGGGATGCGATCACGATGCGATCAGTACACGCCTGGCGATCGATACGAATTATTATGTGAATGTCGGCAACACGATCGAGGTCTCCCAAAAACTTCTCGGTCCTCTCGATAGCGCCTTCACTCCGATCCGTTCGCTGCAAGAGCGGATCAGCTTCGATCAGCAAACATTCGATTTTGTGAGCGCCCGCAAGGGTGCGCTGACGGCGAGCGGCGATTGGACGTTGACGACAACACCCGGGCCCGGCTTTATCGACATCAAGCTTTCGGCAACAAATTCGTCGTTCGTGGCAACTGGCAGCATTGTCCTGCTCACGTTCCGAGCACATACGGACGCCATTCCGGGCCAGCTTACCTTATTGCCGCAACTGAGCATCGACTTCGCGAATAACTTCGAACCCCTTGTCACCTCGAGTTCGGGACGGATCATTGTCTCAGATATGTGCACACCTGTGCGGCTTACAAATGCATATACATCGAAGAAAACCTACATCGAACAGACACAACCGAACCCGGTGGTGCGCGAAGCGCTGGTCAACTATACGATCGGCACCGATGTCGGCGGCACGGCTGCCGTGCCGGTTAGAATTCGAATCTTCGACCAAATGGGAAGACTGGTGCAGGTTGCTGTGAATGAGAACTTGGCGGCGGGTCGTTATTCTACGGTGTTTTCCACCACCGATCTCGCACCTGGAATGTATTGGTACACGCTCGATGCGGGCGGCGTCTCGTGCTCGCGATCGATGCTCGTGGTTCGGTAA
- a CDS encoding DUF971 domain-containing protein, with the protein MQPTRIKRDAEREMLVITWDDGSQSEYPIKVLRDECPCAGCKGETILGTHYPAPLKIFQEGMYQLEKLVPVGQYAVQAYWKDGHDTGIYSWEYLRALASAIKNGSIAS; encoded by the coding sequence ATGCAACCTACCCGAATTAAGCGCGATGCAGAACGAGAGATGCTCGTCATCACATGGGATGACGGCTCGCAGTCCGAATATCCGATCAAGGTGCTCCGCGACGAATGCCCATGCGCAGGATGTAAAGGCGAGACGATCCTCGGTACGCATTATCCAGCGCCTCTGAAAATATTTCAGGAAGGGATGTATCAGCTCGAGAAATTGGTGCCGGTCGGACAGTACGCCGTTCAGGCATACTGGAAGGATGGGCACGATACGGGTATCTATTCCTGGGAATATTTGCGAGCACTTGCATCGGCGATCAAGAACGGTTCGATCGCTTCGTAA
- a CDS encoding segregation/condensation protein A has protein sequence MEQLASQQYKIRLPLFEGPLDLLLFFIKRDELDIYDIPVHHITTEFLGYLRMMQMLDLEVAGEFIVVAAELCQIKAKMLLPREERTEEGIEEDDPRADLVRRLIEYRRFKEMSEQLGTMNEEARKLHYRQFFKADDRESHIEDDSEDLVGSITLFHLLSAFQKAMLRAPLIKRTHDVEMIPVTVEEQSEYILDMLAFKGEMNFIELFTGFIDANTIEELSTPVRLRLVVTFMAVLELVRSQMIALRQSDAFDDIILFKP, from the coding sequence TTGGAACAACTCGCGTCACAACAATATAAGATTCGACTGCCGCTGTTCGAGGGTCCGCTCGATCTGCTCCTGTTTTTCATAAAACGAGATGAGCTCGATATTTATGACATTCCGGTGCATCACATCACGACGGAATTTCTCGGGTATTTGCGCATGATGCAGATGCTCGACCTCGAAGTTGCGGGCGAGTTTATTGTTGTCGCCGCGGAGCTCTGCCAGATCAAGGCCAAGATGCTCCTGCCCCGGGAGGAGCGCACCGAGGAAGGGATCGAAGAAGACGATCCGCGTGCCGATCTCGTCCGCCGACTGATCGAATACCGCCGCTTCAAAGAAATGAGCGAGCAACTCGGGACCATGAACGAGGAGGCGCGCAAACTTCATTATCGGCAGTTCTTCAAAGCCGACGATCGCGAGTCGCATATCGAGGACGACAGCGAAGATCTCGTCGGAAGTATTACGCTCTTCCATCTGCTCTCGGCATTCCAAAAGGCGATGCTCAGAGCACCGCTGATCAAGCGGACCCACGATGTCGAGATGATCCCCGTGACGGTGGAGGAACAAAGCGAGTATATCCTCGACATGCTTGCCTTCAAGGGCGAAATGAACTTCATCGAGCTCTTTACCGGCTTCATCGACGCCAACACGATCGAAGAGCTTTCGACGCCGGTGCGCTTGCGCTTGGTTGTCACATTTATGGCGGTGCTCGAACTCGTGCGCAGCCAAATGATCGCATTGCGCCAGAGCGATGCGTTCGACGATATCATTCTCTTCAAACCGTAA